A genomic stretch from Deinococcus radiotolerans includes:
- the arsB gene encoding arsenical efflux pump membrane protein ArsB, whose product MLAVLIVLGTVALVVWQPRGLGAARAATLGAVVALVAGVVHLSDLPTLWGATWNATLTLVGLIVLSLLLDAAGLFRWAALHVARWGGGSGRRLLALLVGLCAVVAALFANDGGVLILTPIVLELALALGVSRAATLTLALAVGFVVDAASLPLTISNLTNIIAADAFGLGFGGYAGVMLPVNLVVVAACLGTLLLFYGRTLPRRYDVGALPSPQGAVRSWGVFRAGWLVTPLLLAGAFLAEGAGVPLSAVVGACALLVWAVAARSAHVGTRAVLRAAPWNVVAFSLAMYTVVYGLRGAGLTGAYGAWLAGWAAHGTGAAVFASGLSVAGLSAGLNNLPALLTAILGIQGSGVSGAAREALVFGAVVGADIGPKLTPIGSLATLLWLHVLRGRGLEVGWGEYLRAGLRLTPPVLLAGLLALWARLHLG is encoded by the coding sequence ATGCTGGCTGTGCTGATCGTGCTGGGAACTGTGGCGCTGGTGGTCTGGCAGCCGCGTGGGCTGGGGGCGGCGCGCGCCGCGACGCTGGGGGCGGTGGTGGCCCTCGTGGCGGGTGTGGTGCACCTGTCGGACCTGCCGACCCTGTGGGGCGCCACGTGGAATGCCACGTTGACCCTGGTGGGCCTGATCGTGCTGAGTCTGCTGCTGGACGCGGCGGGGCTCTTCCGCTGGGCGGCGCTGCACGTGGCCCGCTGGGGGGGCGGCAGTGGCCGCCGGCTGCTGGCGCTGCTGGTGGGGTTGTGCGCGGTGGTGGCGGCGCTGTTCGCGAATGACGGTGGGGTCCTGATTCTCACGCCGATCGTGCTGGAGCTGGCGCTGGCACTGGGCGTGAGCCGCGCGGCGACACTGACGCTGGCGCTGGCGGTGGGCTTCGTGGTGGACGCCGCGAGTCTGCCGCTGACGATCAGCAACCTGACGAACATCATCGCGGCGGACGCCTTCGGCTTGGGTTTCGGCGGGTACGCGGGCGTGATGCTGCCCGTGAACTTAGTGGTGGTGGCCGCCTGCCTGGGCACCCTGCTGCTGTTCTACGGCCGGACGCTGCCCCGCCGGTATGACGTGGGCGCCCTGCCGTCGCCGCAGGGCGCGGTGCGGTCGTGGGGTGTGTTCCGCGCGGGGTGGCTGGTCACGCCGCTGCTGCTGGCCGGGGCGTTCCTGGCCGAGGGGGCGGGCGTGCCGCTCAGCGCGGTGGTGGGGGCGTGCGCGCTGCTGGTGTGGGCGGTCGCGGCGCGCAGCGCGCACGTGGGCACGCGGGCGGTGCTGCGCGCCGCGCCGTGGAACGTGGTGGCCTTCAGTCTGGCGATGTACACCGTGGTGTACGGCCTGCGCGGGGCGGGCTTGACCGGCGCTTACGGGGCGTGGCTGGCGGGCTGGGCGGCACACGGGACGGGCGCGGCGGTGTTCGCGTCGGGCCTCAGCGTGGCGGGGCTCAGTGCGGGGCTGAACAACCTGCCGGCGCTGCTGACGGCCATCCTGGGGATTCAGGGGAGCGGCGTGAGTGGCGCGGCGCGGGAGGCGCTGGTGTTCGGGGCGGTGGTGGGCGCAGATATCGGGCCGAAGCTCACGCCGATCGGGAGTCTGGCGACCCTGTTGTGGCTGCACGTGCTGCGCGGGCGTGGGCTGGAGGTCGGCTGGGGCGAGTACCTGCGCGCCGGGCTGCGCCTAACCCCGCCGGTGCTGCTGGCGGGCCTGCTCGCCCTGTGGGCCCGCCTGCACCTCGGCTAG